The Vigna unguiculata cultivar IT97K-499-35 chromosome 6, ASM411807v1, whole genome shotgun sequence genome contains a region encoding:
- the LOC114189060 gene encoding heat stress transcription factor A-5-like, whose protein sequence is MDGAPPSAAAAAAAAGGPAPFLLKTYDMVDDPSTNDIVSWSSCNASFVVWNPPEFARLLLPTYFKHNNFSSFIRQLNTYGFRKIHPERWEFANDEFVKDQKHLLKNIHRRKPIHSHSHPPGSIVDPERAEFEEEIDKLSREKTSLESNIHNFKQHQSTAKLQLEDFLQRLDATEKRQKQLLNFFEKALQNPSFVEHLSRKIESMDLSAYNKKRRLPQADHVQPVAESSFVDSHNNFRMEFGNIFHQDFSNKLRLELSPAVSDMNLVSRSTQSSNEDGESPQKKLSEVEPKGVQTRTSLTFAPETLELADTGASFTFKMDTCLPRKASTAENSKLISLEPSGEEGDSCQLNLTLASCPVQVNRNSYSARSPQIDCQEIGKLAESRFFASVKESESGVSSNQNLAAEATNLASPQEAPSNNQVNPAPPDRVNDVFWEQFLTERPGCSDNNEEAISNYRANPYDEQDEGRSVHGISRNIKNMDQLTL, encoded by the exons ATGGACGGTGCGCCACCATCCGCCGctgccgccgccgccgccgcagGAGGACCGGCGCCGTTTCTTCTGAAGACCTACGACATGGTGGACGATCCCTCCACCAACGACATCGTTTCGTGGAGCTCATGCAACGCCAGCTTCGTCGTGTGGAATCCGCCGGAGTTCGCTCGCCTTCTTCTCCCGACCTATTTCAAGCACAACAACTTTTCCAGCTTCATCCGCCAGCTCAATACCTAC GGTTTCCGAAAAATACACCCAGAGCGCTGGGAATTTGCTAATGATGAGTTTGTGAAAGATCAGAAGCATCTCCTTAAGAATATACATCGCAGGAAACCTATCCACAGTCATAGTCATCCTCCGGGTTCTATTGTAGATCCAGAAAGAGCAGAATTTGAGGAGGAAATTGACAAACTTTCCCGTGAGAAAACTTCTCTTGAATCCAATATTCATAACTTCAAACAACATCAGTCAACAGCAAAGCTTCAACTAGAAGATTTTCTGCAGCGGTTAGATGCTACTGAAAAGAGGCAAAAACAATTGCTGAACTTCTTTGAGAAGGCTCTTCAGAATCCTAGTTTTGTTGAACATCTTTCACGCAAAATTGAATCCATGGATTTATCGGCATATAATAAGAAGAGGCGATTGCCTCAAGCTGATCATGTTCAACCTGTTGCAGAAAGCAGCTTCGTGGACAGTCACAACAATTTTAGAATGGAATTTGGAAATATTTTCCATCAGGATTTCTCGAATAAACTCAGACTGGAATTGTCACCCGCTGTGTCAGATATGAACTTGGTATCACGTAGCACACAGAGTTCAAATGAAGATGGGGAAAGTCCACAGAAAAAACTATCTGAAGTAGAACCAAAAGGAGTGCAGACAAGAACATCTCTTACATTTGCACCTGAAACATTAGAACTTGCGGATACGGGGGCTTCTTTTACTTTTAAGATGGATACATGTTTGCCGCGAAAAGCATCAACTGCTGAGAACTCAAAACTGATCTCTTTGGAGCCAAGTGGTGAAGAAGGTGATAGTTGCCAATTAAATTTAACCCTGGCATCTTGTCCAGTGCAAGTAAACAGAAATTCATACTCAGCCAGATCGCCCCAAATTGACTGTCAAGAAATTGGCAAATTAGCAGAATCGAGATTTTTTGCCAGTGTCAAAGAATCTGAAAGTGGTGTTTCCTCAAACCAGAATCTAGCTGCTGAGGCCACCAATTTAGCTTCACCACAGGAGGCTCCAAGTAACAACCAAGTTAATCCAGCTCCTCCAGACAGGGTTAATGATGTTTTCTGGGAACAGTTTCTTACCGAAAGGCCAGGCTGTTCTGACAATAATGAAGAGGCAATATCCAACTACCGAGCAAACCCATATGATGAACAAGACGAAGGACGGTCAGTTCACGGAATATCTAGAAACATTAAGAACATGGATCAACTCACTCTTTGA